From the genome of Candidatus Nitrosocosmicus oleophilus, one region includes:
- the nadC gene encoding carboxylating nicotinate-nucleotide diphosphorylase: MKNYNNFYNSNSTHLNRRNGQGPEEKHDEDHEEFSYPFQSEVEKRATLAGFLNEDIGTGDITSNLLIPEDATSKGTIVCKNTGNNIIVSGLSEAKIIFDICGCEATLLVEDGSKIAKGMDVLAVEGSSRSILKGERTALNLLMRMSGISTHTNHFIEKLGELSKTVRISSTRKTVPGLRYFDKKAVVIGGGISHRVRLDQLILIKDNHIAVVGSVKKAIEKAKSVYGDKRKIECEVNDFGGIVEAIKSGADIVMLDNFKPEDVKDSLDKIRKLGLRDKIIIEVSGGINLDNIYDYAIAKPDVISIGSLTHSVQAIDFSLEIPV, from the coding sequence TTGAAAAATTATAACAATTTTTATAATTCAAACTCAACTCATTTAAATCGAAGGAATGGACAAGGGCCAGAGGAGAAGCACGATGAGGATCATGAGGAATTTAGTTATCCATTCCAGTCAGAGGTAGAAAAAAGAGCCACACTGGCCGGTTTTTTAAATGAGGATATTGGCACTGGAGACATTACAAGTAATTTACTGATTCCAGAGGATGCCACCTCCAAAGGAACTATAGTTTGTAAGAATACCGGAAATAACATAATAGTTAGCGGACTTTCAGAAGCAAAAATTATTTTTGATATTTGCGGCTGCGAAGCAACCCTGTTAGTTGAAGACGGATCAAAAATTGCAAAAGGGATGGATGTCCTAGCAGTAGAAGGATCATCCAGATCGATTTTAAAAGGAGAAAGGACTGCACTCAATCTTTTGATGCGCATGAGCGGAATATCTACCCATACCAACCATTTTATTGAAAAATTAGGGGAATTGTCGAAAACTGTAAGAATTTCTTCAACAAGAAAAACTGTTCCTGGATTAAGGTATTTTGATAAAAAGGCCGTAGTCATCGGGGGTGGGATCTCCCACAGAGTAAGACTTGATCAACTGATATTAATAAAGGATAATCATATCGCAGTTGTTGGATCTGTGAAAAAAGCGATTGAGAAGGCAAAGTCTGTGTATGGAGATAAAAGAAAAATAGAATGCGAGGTAAATGATTTTGGCGGCATAGTTGAAGCGATAAAATCAGGGGCCGACATAGTAATGCTAGACAATTTTAAACCAGAAGATGTCAAAGACTCATTAGATAAAATCAGGAAACTAGGTTTACGCGATAAAATCATTATTGAAGTTTCTGGGGGCATAAATTTGGATAATATTTATGATTATGCCATTGCTAAACCAGATGTTATCTCTATTGGATCATTAACTCATTCAGTTCAAGCCATAGATTTCAGTCTAGAAATTCCCGTGTAA
- the spt4 gene encoding transcription elongation factor subunit Spt4, with amino-acid sequence MLAREYACKKCKALTTGKMCPVCKSTELSKDWFGIMLILHPEKSKVAATLEITVPHKYALKVT; translated from the coding sequence GTGTTGGCAAGAGAATACGCCTGTAAGAAATGTAAGGCACTAACCACCGGGAAAATGTGTCCGGTTTGTAAGTCTACTGAATTATCCAAAGACTGGTTTGGAATAATGTTGATACTTCATCCAGAAAAATCAAAGGTCGCAGCTACATTGGAAATAACTGTTCCTCATAAATATGCTTTAAAAGTTACATAA
- a CDS encoding DNA-directed RNA polymerase, with the protein MFAIAHMSDVVRIPPSKLTNSLKLTAIGILKEKYESMVSSDLGYVILIIDAETNAVGKVIAGDGATYHKVNFTALTFYPKLHEVVEGEVVEITDFGAFVRIGPTDALLHLSQITDDYLKSDVKQGLILSNQSEKTLRISSKIRARITAISLGKSASMGKIGITCRQPFLGALEWVEKEIRRAQGGTSGENPNSKDKNAESPQARAAKKDKR; encoded by the coding sequence ATGTTTGCTATAGCACATATGTCCGATGTAGTAAGAATTCCACCTAGTAAGCTAACTAACTCTCTAAAATTAACTGCAATTGGTATCCTAAAGGAAAAGTATGAAAGTATGGTCAGTTCAGATTTAGGTTATGTTATTTTGATTATAGATGCAGAAACTAACGCTGTAGGCAAGGTTATTGCTGGGGATGGGGCTACATATCACAAAGTAAATTTTACAGCATTAACGTTTTATCCCAAACTTCACGAGGTCGTAGAGGGCGAGGTAGTAGAAATCACCGATTTTGGTGCATTTGTTAGAATAGGTCCAACTGACGCTCTTTTACACTTATCTCAGATCACAGATGATTATTTAAAAAGTGATGTTAAACAAGGTTTGATATTATCAAATCAATCTGAAAAAACTTTACGAATAAGCTCTAAAATACGTGCGAGAATCACAGCAATTAGCTTAGGAAAGAGTGCATCAATGGGTAAGATAGGAATCACATGTAGACAACCATTTCTAGGTGCATTAGAATGGGTTGAAAAAGAGATACGACGTGCCCAAGGGGGGACTAGTGGTGAAAATCCCAACAGCAAAGATAAGAACGCAGAAAGTCCACAAGCAAGAGCTGCAAAAAAAGACAAGAGATAA
- a CDS encoding Mrp/NBP35 family ATP-binding protein, translating to MVTVDKVISALKTVKDPELHKDIVSMGMIKDITINEDKLAFTLELTTPACPFNSEIEQDVRNTISNLGIKDLELKVTARVMEGRTITMDQILPGVKNIIAVASGKGGVGKTTVSVNLALALAKSGARVGILDADVYGPSVPLMLGLKEVPEVLEGKIQPPITENVKVMSMGFFYEQSQQAGIYRGPIIAGIVKQFITDVNWGELDYLIIDLPPGTGDAPLTMAQTIPITGILIVTTPQEVAMNVAVKSIGMFNKLNIPIIGVIENMSYLKCPNCDDKIHIFGEGGGIKISEQFKVPFIGEIPLTTQIMKGSDSGVSVIISEPTSEYAQAFNKISKITAGRISVIASELMDQEKEQEKEQQKEQEKEQQKS from the coding sequence ATGGTTACTGTAGATAAAGTCATTAGTGCCTTAAAAACTGTTAAAGATCCTGAATTACACAAAGATATAGTTTCTATGGGTATGATAAAAGATATTACCATTAATGAAGATAAACTTGCTTTTACATTGGAATTAACAACACCTGCCTGTCCATTTAATAGCGAAATTGAACAAGATGTGCGAAATACCATATCAAATTTGGGAATCAAAGATTTGGAACTTAAAGTCACGGCTAGAGTCATGGAGGGCAGGACAATAACTATGGATCAGATTTTGCCTGGAGTAAAAAACATAATAGCAGTAGCGAGTGGGAAAGGGGGAGTAGGAAAAACCACTGTTTCGGTGAATTTGGCACTAGCCCTTGCAAAGTCGGGTGCTAGAGTTGGTATATTGGATGCAGATGTTTATGGGCCCAGTGTACCTTTAATGTTGGGACTAAAAGAAGTCCCAGAGGTTTTAGAAGGTAAAATTCAACCTCCCATTACTGAAAATGTTAAAGTAATGTCTATGGGATTCTTTTATGAACAGTCTCAGCAAGCAGGGATATACCGTGGACCTATTATTGCAGGCATAGTAAAACAGTTCATAACAGACGTAAACTGGGGTGAGCTTGATTATCTTATTATAGATTTACCACCTGGTACTGGTGATGCTCCCCTTACAATGGCACAAACGATACCAATTACTGGAATCCTTATTGTGACAACCCCTCAAGAGGTTGCAATGAATGTAGCGGTTAAATCAATTGGTATGTTCAACAAACTAAACATACCAATAATAGGCGTGATAGAAAATATGAGCTATCTAAAGTGTCCTAATTGTGATGACAAAATACATATTTTTGGAGAAGGAGGAGGAATCAAGATTAGCGAACAGTTCAAAGTTCCTTTTATAGGCGAAATACCTTTGACAACCCAAATTATGAAAGGAAGTGATAGTGGAGTATCTGTTATAATTTCTGAACCTACGTCTGAATATGCGCAGGCTTTTAATAAAATCTCAAAAATAACCGCTGGAAGAATAAGCGTTATTGCCTCTGAATTAATGGACCAAGAAAAAGAACAAGAAAAAGAGCAACAAAAAGAACAAGAAAAAGAGCAACAAAAATCATAG
- a CDS encoding GTP-dependent dephospho-CoA kinase family protein: protein MKIDPSQLNLLKEPFGVLIKDENINKESLDREIESAHKIITVGDTTTEKLVRLGYVPDISVVDGKEKRIKKDRIFEYSADEILHFENKPGELDEHIITQIQQLTQSKLKDKIKFIIEGEEDLVALPFLMFSPDNWVICYGQPQPYHGMVIVHVNEDSRRRAKLIFNKVFNIEFNNPGYDDTVAV from the coding sequence TTGAAAATCGATCCATCCCAATTGAATCTTTTGAAGGAGCCCTTTGGCGTGCTAATTAAGGATGAGAACATTAATAAAGAATCTTTAGACCGAGAAATTGAAAGCGCACACAAGATAATAACAGTAGGAGATACTACTACTGAAAAATTAGTGCGTCTAGGTTATGTCCCCGACATCTCGGTTGTGGATGGAAAAGAAAAAAGGATAAAAAAAGATAGGATATTTGAATATTCCGCTGACGAAATTTTACATTTTGAGAATAAACCAGGAGAACTTGATGAACATATAATTACACAAATACAACAATTAACTCAAAGCAAATTAAAAGACAAAATAAAATTCATTATTGAAGGCGAGGAAGATTTGGTTGCACTTCCGTTTCTAATGTTTTCGCCAGACAATTGGGTTATTTGTTATGGACAACCACAACCATATCACGGTATGGTAATAGTACATGTGAACGAGGATTCTAGAAGACGGGCCAAGTTAATATTTAATAAAGTCTTTAACATTGAGTTCAATAATCCAGGGTATGATGATACGGTGGCTGTATGA